One window from the genome of Natronomonas pharaonis DSM 2160 encodes:
- a CDS encoding cyclase family protein — protein MFADATIVDLSIGIEDGAASEPDPATIDRMDHREGAEWLAENLQAMGVDVSADDFPDGTALAWEEIEAITHTGTHMDAPYHYGPESGGDPARRIDDVPLDWCLGEAVVLDVRHLDGGDEITVPHLEAALSDLGYELSGDEIVLIQTGADELWGSAEYLTDFPGMGRDATLWLVEQGVRVIGTDAYGFDKPFLEMGRRFEANGESEELWPAHLAGREREYCQIEKMANLDALPRKTAVPLVAAPVVVEDGSAGWVRPLAVFPEGTA, from the coding sequence ATGTTCGCCGACGCGACCATCGTCGATTTGAGCATCGGCATCGAAGACGGGGCCGCAAGTGAACCCGACCCTGCAACTATCGACCGGATGGACCACCGGGAGGGCGCTGAGTGGCTCGCTGAGAACCTGCAGGCGATGGGCGTCGACGTGAGCGCCGACGATTTCCCCGACGGAACCGCACTTGCATGGGAGGAAATCGAGGCGATTACCCACACCGGCACCCACATGGACGCGCCATACCACTACGGACCGGAAAGCGGCGGCGACCCCGCCCGACGAATCGACGACGTGCCGCTCGATTGGTGTCTCGGCGAGGCCGTCGTTCTCGACGTTCGCCATCTCGACGGCGGCGATGAGATTACGGTGCCGCATCTCGAAGCCGCGCTTTCGGACCTCGGATACGAACTCTCCGGCGACGAGATCGTGCTCATTCAGACCGGTGCTGACGAGCTGTGGGGTTCCGCCGAGTACCTGACCGACTTCCCCGGAATGGGACGGGATGCGACGCTGTGGCTCGTCGAACAGGGCGTACGCGTCATCGGGACCGACGCGTACGGGTTCGACAAACCGTTCCTTGAGATGGGTCGCCGGTTCGAGGCCAACGGTGAAAGCGAGGAGCTGTGGCCGGCACATCTCGCCGGCCGCGAGCGGGAGTACTGCCAGATAGAGAAGATGGCGAACCTCGATGCGCTGCCACGGAAGACAGCGGTGCCGCTTGTCGCTGCCCCGGTCGTCGTTGAGGACGGCAGCGCCGGCTGGGTGCGGCCGCTCGCTGTCTTTCCGGAGGGGACGGCATGA
- a CDS encoding CopD family protein, with amino-acid sequence MVLSTYAAVRTLHVLAVSLLVGGSAVLWLGLRVGTARLPVRLLSWFEAVFWGGLGIVVFTGLGNLVAFGIPPVDSHRGIVLTAKFVAVLGLAVFALVRAAAVIELQRAGNGAVGGRRLRLLYAATAWLSTAAVLLAGVLARG; translated from the coding sequence ATGGTGCTTTCGACGTACGCCGCCGTCCGAACGTTGCACGTTCTCGCCGTTTCGCTGCTCGTTGGTGGCAGCGCCGTCCTGTGGCTCGGGCTTCGCGTCGGCACCGCTCGGCTCCCGGTCCGTCTGCTGTCGTGGTTCGAAGCCGTCTTCTGGGGTGGCCTCGGCATCGTCGTCTTCACCGGCCTCGGCAATCTCGTCGCCTTCGGCATCCCTCCGGTGGATAGTCACCGGGGTATTGTGCTGACAGCGAAATTTGTAGCCGTTCTCGGCCTCGCTGTGTTCGCCCTCGTTCGGGCCGCCGCAGTCATCGAGCTCCAGCGAGCGGGCAACGGAGCTGTCGGCGGTCGGCGGCTCCGCCTGCTCTATGCGGCGACAGCGTGGCTTTCGACGGCGGCGGTCCTGCTCGCGGGGGTGCTCGCCCGTGGCTGA
- a CDS encoding DUF7512 family protein, with amino-acid sequence MLDTVLASPAVQAIAVLALVSVEAVALYLGYGVVEKRAAPALFERIEAEG; translated from the coding sequence ATGCTTGATACAGTGCTCGCTTCGCCGGCGGTACAAGCGATTGCGGTACTGGCTCTCGTCTCAGTCGAGGCGGTCGCCCTGTATCTCGGCTACGGCGTCGTCGAAAAGCGCGCAGCGCCGGCTCTCTTCGAACGAATCGAAGCCGAGGGGTAG
- a CDS encoding ZIP family metal transporter translates to MLLEGLLFVLAAGIFTAIVCGFGTLPFFFVDEISDRVTVALWGLAGGIMLFASLFGFIFEGLRDGTVFEVGAGLVVGVVVVVVADRIITGYEFEPRDIPDADFRKLVLIVGVLTVHSFPEGVALGVAFADLGIEGDLVLAGLAIPGLAIFITAAISIQNIPEGLAVAIPLHTYGIANWKIFGWAVFSSIPQPIGAGIAYVFVTTAREFLPFGFGFASGAMIFLVLHDIFPEGLDHGSDLPGHGRRELLVGIAVGVAIMLPVMLLTE, encoded by the coding sequence ATGCTCCTCGAAGGCCTCCTCTTTGTCCTCGCCGCCGGCATCTTCACCGCTATCGTCTGTGGGTTCGGAACGCTCCCGTTCTTTTTTGTCGACGAGATTAGTGACCGCGTCACTGTCGCTCTGTGGGGACTGGCCGGTGGTATCATGCTCTTTGCGTCGCTTTTCGGGTTCATATTCGAAGGACTCAGGGACGGCACCGTTTTTGAGGTCGGTGCCGGCCTTGTCGTCGGCGTCGTCGTTGTCGTCGTCGCCGACCGTATTATCACGGGCTATGAGTTCGAACCCCGCGACATCCCGGATGCGGACTTCCGGAAACTGGTACTTATTGTCGGTGTTCTAACGGTCCATAGCTTCCCCGAGGGGGTCGCTCTCGGCGTTGCCTTCGCCGACCTCGGCATCGAGGGTGACCTCGTGTTGGCCGGGCTTGCGATTCCGGGGCTTGCAATATTCATCACCGCTGCAATCTCCATTCAGAACATCCCCGAGGGACTGGCCGTCGCCATTCCGCTCCACACCTACGGCATCGCAAACTGGAAAATATTCGGCTGGGCGGTCTTCTCCAGCATCCCGCAGCCGATAGGGGCCGGCATCGCGTACGTCTTCGTGACGACCGCCCGAGAGTTCCTCCCGTTCGGGTTCGGCTTCGCGTCCGGGGCGATGATATTCCTCGTTCTCCATGACATCTTCCCCGAAGGGCTCGACCACGGCAGCGACCTTCCCGGACACGGTCGGCGTGAACTGCTCGTCGGCATCGCCGTCGGCGTCGCGATTATGCTCCCGGTGATGCTGCTGACGGAGTGA
- a CDS encoding bacterio-opsin activator domain-containing protein, protein MAAPTLELDDSIASLLESVPDVVCILDTDARLRWWNARVPEVTGYGVGALAGRDVGELLAAESGEVARRTLADIDDHPPDHSLEVDILTRDGRQLPYEFNGGLVDIGGEQFVVTIGRNITARRNRQAAIRRQHDELDTLHRISQSVHRAISAVAEAADRAEIEQAVCDRLTASELYRAAWVGRSGPGKTMTPTAGTGSVDGLLSEVERLNALDWEGPAVVAVETGEIQVVQQIAESDFPEEVKQAADGRDIASGASVPLVHQDSVVGVLSVYSSRPTAFTDREQAALRRLGEVVGFAVTALRMRRMLLAETTTELTFRITGREAFLATISAKTGGRCEHEWSAADGDGEYRHYFTMADADPETVGEIAAETDNVTEATRVGSDGDADIFEVRFRESLVEQFFDAGAVPTAVVSEAGETTVVAELPSRENPRPLVDAADDIYGADLVSKRELDRPPRTEDEFRTAVDERLTDSQRTALRHAHLRGYFSWPREQTAEEIAEAMDRSSATFHYHIRRAQRALVEAYFRHLDT, encoded by the coding sequence GTGGCAGCGCCTACACTCGAACTGGACGATTCGATAGCGAGTCTGCTGGAGTCGGTCCCGGATGTCGTCTGTATCCTCGATACCGACGCCAGGCTCCGCTGGTGGAACGCACGCGTGCCCGAGGTAACCGGCTACGGCGTCGGCGCGCTCGCGGGGCGGGATGTCGGCGAACTGCTTGCCGCCGAATCCGGCGAGGTCGCCCGGCGAACGCTCGCCGATATTGACGACCATCCGCCCGACCACAGCCTCGAAGTCGACATTCTCACTCGGGACGGCAGACAGCTTCCGTACGAGTTCAACGGCGGCCTCGTCGATATCGGCGGCGAGCAGTTCGTCGTCACTATCGGCCGGAACATCACCGCCAGACGGAACCGGCAGGCCGCTATCCGGAGACAGCACGACGAGCTCGACACGCTCCACCGAATCAGTCAGTCAGTCCATCGGGCGATTAGTGCCGTCGCCGAGGCGGCCGACAGAGCCGAAATCGAACAGGCCGTCTGCGACCGTCTCACCGCCTCCGAACTGTATCGAGCGGCGTGGGTCGGGCGCAGCGGCCCCGGAAAGACGATGACACCGACGGCAGGGACCGGCTCGGTTGACGGATTGTTGTCGGAGGTCGAACGGCTCAACGCGCTCGACTGGGAGGGTCCAGCGGTCGTGGCTGTCGAAACCGGCGAGATACAGGTCGTCCAGCAGATTGCAGAGTCTGATTTCCCCGAGGAAGTAAAGCAGGCAGCTGACGGACGTGACATCGCTTCCGGCGCATCGGTTCCCCTCGTGCACCAAGACTCCGTCGTCGGCGTGCTCTCTGTGTACTCGTCTCGACCGACCGCCTTTACCGACCGCGAGCAGGCCGCGCTGCGCCGGCTGGGCGAGGTTGTCGGCTTCGCGGTCACCGCGCTACGAATGCGACGGATGTTGCTGGCCGAGACGACGACGGAGCTTACCTTCCGTATCACGGGGCGGGAGGCGTTTCTGGCGACGATTTCCGCGAAAACCGGCGGCCGTTGTGAACACGAATGGTCCGCAGCCGACGGCGACGGCGAGTACCGGCACTACTTCACGATGGCGGATGCCGACCCGGAGACCGTCGGCGAAATCGCTGCCGAGACGGACAACGTCACCGAAGCCACCCGTGTCGGCAGCGACGGCGACGCCGACATCTTCGAGGTCCGCTTCCGTGAGTCACTCGTCGAGCAGTTCTTCGACGCCGGAGCCGTCCCGACGGCCGTTGTCTCTGAGGCGGGCGAAACGACCGTCGTCGCCGAACTCCCGAGCAGGGAGAACCCACGGCCGCTCGTTGATGCGGCCGACGACATCTACGGCGCCGACCTCGTCTCGAAGCGTGAACTCGACCGGCCACCGCGGACGGAAGACGAGTTCCGAACCGCCGTCGACGAACGCCTCACCGACAGCCAGCGGACCGCACTCCGGCATGCCCACCTCAGGGGCTACTTCTCGTGGCCACGCGAGCAGACCGCCGAGGAAATCGCCGAGGCGATGGACCGCAGTTCAGCGACGTTCCACTACCACATCCGTCGAGCACAGCGGGCGCTCGTCGAGGCGTACTTCCGTCATCTAGACACCTAG
- a CDS encoding pyridoxal phosphate-dependent aminotransferase has protein sequence MTMDFTARLERVEPSATLAISNLASELEADGVDVVDLSVGEPDFPTPENIVEAGKDALDAGHTGYPPSNGIPKLKEAIADKLDADGLDYSTDEVIVTPGAKQALYETFQALVEDGDEVVLLDPAWVSYEAMAKMAGGDLSRVDLSGSSFQLEPALEDLAATVSDETELLVINSPSNPSGAVFSDAALEGVRDLAVDHDITVISDEIYDAITYDTEQTSLGSLEGMADRTVTINGFSKAYSMTGWRLGYLAAPEPLVEQAGKLHSHSVSSAANFVQHAGVEALRNTDDAVDEMRDAFEARRDMLIDLFADHGKEVPFPDGAFYMMLPVDDDDQAWCEGALEDAHVATVPGSAFGTPGYARLSYAASEERLKTGVERLVDAGYL, from the coding sequence ATGACAATGGATTTCACAGCCCGCCTCGAGCGGGTCGAACCGAGCGCGACGCTCGCTATCAGCAACCTCGCATCGGAACTGGAGGCCGACGGTGTCGATGTCGTCGACCTGTCGGTCGGCGAACCCGACTTCCCGACGCCGGAGAACATCGTCGAGGCCGGTAAAGATGCCCTCGACGCCGGCCATACCGGGTATCCGCCGTCGAACGGCATCCCGAAACTCAAGGAAGCCATCGCGGACAAACTCGACGCCGACGGGCTTGACTACTCGACCGACGAGGTTATCGTCACCCCCGGCGCCAAGCAGGCCCTCTATGAGACGTTCCAGGCGCTCGTCGAGGACGGCGACGAGGTCGTTTTGCTCGACCCCGCGTGGGTGAGCTACGAGGCGATGGCGAAGATGGCCGGCGGTGACCTCTCGCGTGTCGACCTCTCGGGGTCGTCGTTCCAGCTCGAACCGGCGCTTGAGGACCTCGCCGCAACCGTCTCCGACGAGACCGAACTGCTCGTTATCAACTCGCCGTCGAACCCCTCGGGGGCTGTCTTCTCCGATGCCGCTCTCGAAGGCGTTCGCGACCTCGCGGTCGACCACGACATCACCGTCATCTCCGACGAGATTTACGACGCCATCACCTACGATACCGAGCAAACCTCGCTCGGCAGCCTCGAGGGGATGGCCGACCGCACGGTGACGATAAACGGCTTCTCGAAGGCCTATTCGATGACCGGCTGGCGGCTCGGCTATCTCGCAGCGCCCGAACCGCTCGTCGAACAGGCCGGCAAGCTGCACTCCCACTCGGTTTCGAGTGCGGCCAACTTCGTCCAGCACGCCGGCGTCGAGGCGCTCCGCAACACCGACGACGCCGTCGACGAGATGCGGGACGCCTTCGAGGCCCGGCGCGACATGCTTATCGACCTGTTTGCCGACCACGGCAAGGAGGTTCCCTTCCCGGACGGCGCGTTCTACATGATGCTGCCGGTCGACGACGACGACCAAGCGTGGTGTGAGGGCGCGCTCGAGGACGCCCACGTGGCGACAGTTCCGGGCAGCGCCTTCGGGACGCCCGGCTACGCGCGACTCTCCTATGCGGCCAGCGAAGAGCGGCTCAAGACCGGTGTTGAGCGCCTCGTCGACGCTGGCTACCTGTGA
- the ribH gene encoding 6,7-dimethyl-8-ribityllumazine synthase: protein MVALGLVVAQFNKERPITHEMEDRAREAAADADAEIVETIEVPGSYDTPLAADRLARRDDIDAVAVLGAIVTGDTNHDQVIADAAAQGLTDVSLDRDTPVTFGITGPGMSHAEAEERIEHGGTAVRSAISLAEELEGQ, encoded by the coding sequence ATGGTAGCGCTCGGACTGGTGGTCGCACAGTTCAACAAGGAGCGGCCGATAACCCACGAGATGGAAGATCGTGCACGCGAGGCCGCCGCTGACGCCGACGCCGAAATCGTCGAGACCATCGAGGTGCCGGGCTCGTACGACACGCCGCTTGCGGCCGACCGCCTCGCCCGACGCGACGACATCGACGCGGTCGCGGTGCTCGGTGCCATCGTCACCGGTGACACGAACCACGACCAGGTTATCGCCGACGCGGCCGCCCAGGGACTGACCGACGTCTCATTGGACCGCGATACGCCGGTCACCTTCGGCATCACCGGCCCCGGCATGAGCCACGCCGAGGCCGAAGAGCGGATTGAACACGGTGGGACCGCCGTCCGTAGCGCTATTTCACTCGCGGAGGAACTCGAAGGACAATGA
- a CDS encoding MOSC domain-containing protein, protein MNADALAADHPVVSPAAADPHLQTIARFPVKSLDAEYPETARLVPSGALFGDREWAILDRPPEAPYDPTAADVGGSGDYVNGKKTAAVHRLRSTFHSREDGGPAVTLRRHDDPVSDARRFRLYDGRTGGNRAGGDAQTECHADLDAWLSSYFDRPVSVRWDGGGQHDDRTFHGPTVVSTATLREVAAWFDITVESARRRFRANLEIGGVPPFWEDRLFTDEGRAVAVRVGEATIEGYHPCQRCVVPSRDPDTGEETAGFRETFIGRRRETLPPWTDCDRFDHPFRLMVNTRVPEESAGCDIRVGDAVEILGDRPVAP, encoded by the coding sequence ATGAACGCTGACGCCCTCGCCGCTGACCACCCGGTTGTCTCGCCGGCCGCGGCCGACCCGCACCTCCAGACCATCGCCCGGTTTCCCGTGAAGTCCCTTGACGCCGAGTATCCGGAGACGGCTCGGCTTGTCCCTTCCGGCGCGCTTTTCGGCGACCGCGAGTGGGCGATTCTCGACCGGCCGCCGGAAGCTCCATACGACCCCACGGCGGCCGATGTCGGCGGCAGCGGCGACTACGTCAACGGCAAGAAGACCGCCGCTGTCCATCGGCTCCGCTCGACGTTTCATTCGCGAGAGGATGGCGGCCCCGCAGTGACGCTGCGCCGTCACGACGACCCAGTGTCGGACGCCCGCCGCTTTCGGCTCTACGATGGCCGGACGGGCGGCAACCGGGCGGGCGGCGACGCCCAGACGGAGTGCCATGCCGACCTCGACGCGTGGCTGTCGTCGTATTTCGACCGGCCCGTCAGCGTCCGTTGGGATGGCGGGGGCCAGCACGACGACCGGACCTTCCACGGCCCGACCGTCGTCTCGACGGCGACGCTGCGGGAGGTCGCCGCGTGGTTCGACATCACCGTCGAGTCCGCACGCCGCCGGTTCCGGGCGAACCTCGAAATCGGCGGCGTCCCGCCGTTCTGGGAGGACAGACTGTTCACCGACGAGGGTCGTGCTGTCGCCGTCCGCGTCGGCGAGGCAACCATTGAGGGGTATCATCCCTGCCAGCGGTGTGTGGTCCCGAGCCGCGACCCCGACACCGGTGAGGAGACAGCGGGGTTCCGGGAGACATTCATCGGCCGCCGTCGGGAGACGCTCCCGCCGTGGACCGACTGCGACCGCTTCGACCACCCGTTCCGGCTGATGGTCAACACCCGCGTCCCGGAGGAGTCGGCTGGATGTGACATCAGGGTCGGTGATGCTGTCGAGATACTCGGCGACCGCCCCGTTGCCCCGTGA
- a CDS encoding DNA-binding protein, whose product MSGEPTDEDLEELRKKKMEQLKEQGGEGQSEAAEAQRQQAEAQKKAILRKTLTDGARKRLNTVQMSKPQFGEKVEQQIVALAQSGRIQGKIDEEKMKELLQEMKPDSQSFDIKRR is encoded by the coding sequence ATGAGCGGCGAACCCACTGACGAAGACCTCGAAGAGCTTCGCAAGAAAAAGATGGAACAGCTCAAAGAGCAGGGCGGCGAGGGCCAATCAGAGGCCGCAGAAGCCCAGCGGCAACAGGCCGAGGCCCAAAAGAAGGCCATCCTGCGAAAGACGCTGACCGACGGCGCGCGCAAGCGGCTCAACACTGTGCAGATGTCGAAGCCGCAGTTCGGCGAGAAGGTCGAACAGCAGATTGTCGCCCTCGCACAGAGCGGGCGCATCCAGGGGAAGATAGACGAAGAAAAGATGAAAGAGCTGCTCCAGGAGATGAAGCCTGACTCACAGAGCTTCGATATCAAGCGTCGCTGA
- a CDS encoding alpha hydrolase, with translation MACGLLFSAGKDSSLAALLLERFYDVTLVTAHFGTTDDWRHARDAAAELGFEFETLELDAAVAEEAVERMRNEGFPRPGIQQVHEAALEAAAAEYDVVADGTRRDDRVPTVSRAFAQSLEDRHGIEYVAPLSGFGRGAVDDLVETYLEVEQGPSETVPKGDYEAELRALIRERWGASAIDDIFPDHEQTRVRGRADG, from the coding sequence ATGGCGTGTGGGCTGTTGTTCAGCGCCGGCAAGGATTCCTCGCTTGCGGCGCTGCTTCTCGAGCGGTTCTATGACGTGACGCTTGTGACCGCTCACTTCGGGACGACGGACGACTGGCGGCACGCCCGCGACGCCGCGGCCGAACTCGGCTTCGAGTTCGAGACGCTCGAACTCGACGCGGCGGTCGCCGAAGAGGCCGTCGAGCGGATGCGCAACGAGGGGTTCCCGCGGCCGGGCATCCAGCAGGTCCACGAGGCAGCGCTGGAGGCCGCCGCTGCCGAGTACGATGTCGTCGCCGACGGAACCCGTCGCGACGACCGTGTACCGACCGTCTCGCGGGCGTTCGCACAGAGCCTCGAAGACCGGCACGGAATCGAGTACGTCGCACCGCTTTCCGGCTTCGGCCGCGGTGCGGTCGACGACCTCGTCGAGACGTATCTCGAGGTCGAACAGGGGCCCAGCGAAACGGTCCCGAAGGGCGATTACGAGGCAGAGCTGCGGGCGCTCATCCGCGAGCGCTGGGGAGCAAGCGCTATCGACGACATCTTCCCGGACCACGAGCAGACGCGGGTCCGCGGCCGGGCTGACGGGTAG